In Eubalaena glacialis isolate mEubGla1 chromosome 12, mEubGla1.1.hap2.+ XY, whole genome shotgun sequence, a single window of DNA contains:
- the TSTD3 gene encoding thiosulfate sulfurtransferase/rhodanese-like domain-containing protein 3, whose amino-acid sequence MRLLRLLHLSGLQAILGFAEAALWGLKSIKGSCNNFCTAICKDVTYMELKNLLKSKKIMLIDVREPWEILEYGKIPGSVNIPLDNVDEALQMNPKDFKEKYNEVKPSKSDSLVFSCLAGVRSKKAMDTAISLGFNSAQHYAGGWKEWATYEFSEKKQGN is encoded by the exons ATGAGGCTGCTGCGACTATTGCACTTGAGTGGGCTCCAGGCGATCCTCGGGTTCGCAGAGGCTGCGCTCTGGG gTTTGAAGTCAATAAAAGGAAGCTGCAACAATTTTTGTACTGCTATTTGTAAAGATGTCACTTATATGGAACTTAAGAACCTCTTGAAGTCCAAAAAAATTATGTTAATTGATGTTAGAGAACCATGGGAAATTCTTGAGTATGGAAAAATCCCCGGGTCTGTCAATATACCAT tGGATAATGTAGATGAAGCTCTACAGATGAACCCAAAAGACTTCAAAGAGAAGTACAATGAAGTAAAGCCATCCAAATCTGACAGTCTAGTGTTTTCTTGTTTAGCCGGAGTGAGAAGCAAGAAGGCTATGGACACAGCAATATCTCTGGGCTTTAACAG TGCTCAACACTATGCTGGAGGATGGAAGGAATGGGCAACCTATGAATTTTCGGAGAAGAAACAAGGAAATTGA